In one window of Cytophagaceae bacterium ABcell3 DNA:
- a CDS encoding VOC family protein: protein MIKRIYVNLPVKNLKMTMEFFTNLGFAFDANFSDERAACLILGDNMYAMLLTESFFQTFTQKRLADAKQNTEVLVALEVKSREQVDELVSKAVKAGGTIYRGPEDHGWMYNHCFADLDGHQWEVLFTDESKLSEK from the coding sequence ATGATTAAACGAATTTATGTAAACCTACCAGTGAAGAATCTTAAAATGACTATGGAGTTTTTCACAAACCTTGGCTTTGCGTTTGACGCCAATTTTTCTGACGAAAGAGCTGCTTGTTTGATCTTAGGGGACAACATGTATGCCATGTTGCTCACAGAGTCATTTTTTCAAACTTTTACCCAAAAGAGGCTCGCTGATGCTAAACAAAATACCGAAGTTTTAGTGGCTTTAGAGGTAAAAAGCCGTGAGCAAGTTGATGAGTTAGTTTCAAAAGCTGTTAAAGCCGGAGGTACCATCTATCGTGGGCCAGAAGACCATGGTTGGATGTACAACCACTGCTTCGCTGACCTTGATGGACATCAATGGGAAGTGCTATTTACAGATGAAAGTAAACTCAGCGAGAAGTAA
- a CDS encoding VOC family protein, producing MTHIVPYLTFDGNCREAMNFYKSCLGGEVRFQTIAETDFADRCPAGMQQQIMHSELIVDHARLMASDMVQPEGLKPGNDMAISLDLDSEKNTKSIFEELSVGGTVIEPLKKAFGNALFGVLKDKYNKVWMFHCEL from the coding sequence ATGACACACATAGTTCCCTATTTAACATTTGACGGAAATTGTCGTGAGGCAATGAACTTCTACAAAAGTTGCCTTGGCGGGGAAGTGAGATTTCAAACGATTGCAGAAACCGATTTTGCAGACCGATGTCCTGCCGGTATGCAGCAGCAGATAATGCATTCAGAGTTAATAGTAGACCATGCAAGGTTAATGGCTAGCGATATGGTGCAACCTGAAGGTTTAAAACCTGGTAATGACATGGCTATTTCTCTAGACTTGGATTCAGAAAAAAATACGAAAAGCATTTTTGAAGAATTGTCTGTAGGAGGGACAGTTATTGAGCCGTTAAAAAAAGCCTTTGGAAATGCTTTGTTTGGAGTATTAAAAGATAAATATAATAAGGTGTGGATGTTTCATTGTGAACTTTAG
- a CDS encoding DUF4256 domain-containing protein: MNKEQSLSPDQVDELLNILKARFEKNMQRHQDIQWTQVQDRIKSRPDKLWSLHAMEETDGEPDVIGLDSKTNEYIFCDCSAESPKGRRSVCYDQEALESRKQYKPKNSAVGMANEMGIELMTEEQYFGLQKLGTFDTKTSSWLQTPADIRKLGGAIFGDWRFGRVFIYHNGAESYYGVRGFRGILRV, from the coding sequence ATGAATAAAGAACAAAGCTTATCACCAGATCAAGTTGATGAACTGCTTAACATCCTGAAAGCACGATTTGAAAAAAACATGCAGCGGCATCAGGATATTCAATGGACACAGGTACAGGATAGGATCAAAAGTAGGCCTGACAAGTTATGGTCTCTTCATGCTATGGAAGAAACCGATGGGGAGCCTGATGTAATAGGATTGGACAGTAAAACAAATGAATACATCTTCTGTGACTGTTCGGCAGAAAGCCCCAAAGGACGCAGGAGCGTTTGCTATGACCAAGAGGCTTTGGAGTCAAGGAAACAGTATAAGCCCAAAAATAGTGCTGTTGGAATGGCCAATGAAATGGGCATTGAGCTAATGACCGAAGAACAGTATTTTGGACTTCAGAAGTTAGGGACATTTGACACCAAAACCTCAAGCTGGCTACAAACACCCGCCGACATCAGGAAACTTGGCGGCGCCATATTTGGAGATTGGCGTTTTGGCCGTGTATTTATCTATCACAATGGCGCAGAATCATACTATGGTGTTAGAGGGTTCCGTGGGATATTGAGGGTGTAA
- a CDS encoding VOC family protein, protein MKQAIQPYLHFDKKCKNAMAFYQEIFGGELELMTIAESPAKDQFPKDLHQEVLHASLYNDQFRMMASDMCGQGELHQGNNVQLSLNCSSKEEINNLFQRLSEGGKVVQELQEPFWGGLFAMLIDKFGVRWMLSLEAE, encoded by the coding sequence ATGAAACAAGCTATTCAACCTTACTTGCACTTTGACAAAAAATGTAAAAATGCCATGGCGTTTTATCAAGAAATCTTTGGCGGGGAGCTGGAATTAATGACTATAGCAGAGTCGCCCGCTAAAGACCAATTTCCTAAAGACCTCCATCAAGAAGTGCTACACGCATCCCTGTACAACGACCAATTCAGAATGATGGCCTCAGATATGTGTGGGCAAGGTGAACTTCATCAAGGAAACAATGTCCAGCTAAGCTTAAACTGTAGCTCTAAAGAAGAGATCAATAACCTCTTTCAAAGACTATCCGAAGGAGGTAAAGTTGTTCAAGAACTGCAGGAACCTTTCTGGGGAGGCTTATTTGCTATGCTTATTGACAAATTCGGAGTCCGTTGGATGCTTTCCTTAGAAGCGGAATAG
- a CDS encoding DUF1801 domain-containing protein encodes MIHKDTVSYNDSQAENDKEVCNLLAKEISKHLPEAENKIWHRHPVWFLDGNPIVGYSKLKDSVRLFFWSGASFDEEELKTNTGKFKDASIRYTNVSQVDLEDLKRWLEKSREIQWDYKNIYKRKGELIRLK; translated from the coding sequence ATGATCCATAAAGACACAGTATCATATAATGATTCACAAGCCGAAAATGACAAAGAAGTTTGTAATTTATTGGCTAAGGAAATCAGCAAACATTTACCGGAAGCCGAAAACAAAATTTGGCACCGGCACCCGGTATGGTTTCTGGACGGAAACCCTATTGTTGGTTATAGCAAGCTAAAAGATAGCGTCCGTCTATTCTTCTGGAGTGGGGCAAGCTTTGACGAAGAAGAGCTCAAAACAAACACAGGGAAGTTCAAAGATGCATCTATCCGGTATACCAATGTAAGCCAGGTCGACCTTGAAGACCTGAAACGTTGGCTAGAAAAGTCCAGAGAAATACAATGGGACTATAAAAATATTTACAAAAGAAAAGGAGAACTAATAAGACTAAAATAA
- a CDS encoding Gfo/Idh/MocA family oxidoreductase, with translation MKKIKLSGSRRNFLKNFSAGLATMALAPGASMVQSCTSKAQEDLPEDRQVGIALCGLGWYSTDQLGPALLETKYCRLAGVITGTPESDDRFLKKYQFPEENIFSYEEFDRLADNEDIDVVYLALPPALHPEFAKKAFQAGKHVIVEKPMAPTVEEAKEMLEARDEAGKMMSVGYRVHFDPYHQEVKRLGQEEVYGSVEKAENTFAMYWDRGGWRTDRDLGGGSVYDLGTYVIQAAIYSTGEVPVAVRAEAQEKQRPDKFEGVDESMKFTLEFPSGAEAECETNFWKDEDILKVETAEGYFEIEPAFDYYGQRGETHEGVIHFGQVNQQARQMDDFAQRIITGDQNTPVPGEMGLRDVRIIEAVYRSAETGERVEIDYTDDEKIVS, from the coding sequence ATGAAGAAAATAAAGTTATCGGGATCCCGTAGAAATTTTTTGAAGAATTTTTCTGCAGGATTAGCTACAATGGCATTGGCGCCAGGCGCATCTATGGTTCAGTCGTGTACGTCTAAGGCCCAAGAAGACTTGCCCGAAGATCGCCAAGTTGGTATTGCTTTGTGTGGTTTGGGGTGGTACAGTACCGATCAATTAGGGCCGGCTTTGCTCGAGACAAAATACTGTCGGCTGGCCGGCGTAATTACAGGTACTCCTGAATCGGACGATAGGTTCTTGAAGAAGTATCAATTCCCAGAAGAGAATATTTTTAGTTATGAAGAATTTGACCGTTTGGCAGATAATGAAGATATCGATGTGGTGTATTTGGCGCTTCCACCTGCCCTGCATCCCGAGTTTGCCAAAAAAGCATTTCAGGCAGGCAAGCATGTAATTGTAGAAAAACCTATGGCGCCGACTGTGGAAGAGGCCAAAGAAATGCTGGAAGCCAGGGATGAAGCAGGGAAAATGATGTCTGTTGGCTATAGGGTACATTTTGATCCATACCACCAAGAGGTAAAGCGCTTGGGGCAAGAAGAAGTGTACGGTAGTGTAGAGAAAGCAGAAAATACCTTTGCTATGTACTGGGACCGTGGAGGGTGGAGAACAGACCGGGATTTAGGAGGAGGCTCTGTTTATGACCTAGGTACATATGTGATACAGGCCGCCATCTATTCCACTGGAGAGGTTCCCGTAGCTGTTAGGGCAGAAGCACAGGAAAAGCAGCGTCCTGATAAGTTTGAAGGGGTAGATGAGAGTATGAAGTTTACATTGGAATTTCCTTCCGGAGCCGAGGCTGAATGTGAAACAAACTTTTGGAAAGATGAAGATATTTTAAAAGTGGAGACCGCTGAGGGGTATTTTGAAATAGAGCCTGCCTTTGACTATTACGGGCAGCGTGGTGAAACACACGAAGGCGTAATTCATTTTGGTCAGGTAAACCAGCAAGCAAGGCAAATGGACGATTTTGCGCAAAGAATCATAACTGGCGACCAAAATACTCCTGTCCCCGGCGAAATGGGGTTAAGGGACGTAAGGATCATTGAGGCGGTTTATCGCAGTGCTGAAACTGGCGAGCGGGTAGAAATTGACTATACCGATGATGAGAAAATTGTCAGTTGA
- a CDS encoding dienelactone hydrolase family protein, with translation MYIIRNEVEFPAGTVKLQGELSVPEDAIGLVIFSHGSGSSRHSERNKQVAARLQENGFATFLFDLLTEEEDRVFENRFNISRLADRLVSATRWVTAQNEVQNLRAGFFGASTGAASALLAACRLGKGVVQAVVSRGGRPDLAEGAYGNMETPTLLIVGGLDDDVLQLNQKALEEIKSEKALKVVEGATHLFEESGTLEEVAELAATWFSKYLGQNESIRV, from the coding sequence ATGTATATAATCAGAAATGAAGTAGAGTTTCCGGCTGGTACTGTTAAGTTGCAGGGCGAGCTGAGTGTGCCTGAAGATGCAATAGGCTTGGTTATCTTTTCGCATGGTAGTGGCAGCAGCAGGCATAGTGAAAGAAACAAACAGGTTGCAGCCCGGCTACAGGAAAACGGCTTTGCAACTTTTTTGTTTGACTTGCTTACAGAAGAGGAAGACCGGGTATTTGAAAACCGTTTCAATATTTCGCGGCTGGCAGACCGGCTGGTTTCTGCAACACGTTGGGTTACTGCTCAGAACGAAGTGCAGAATTTGCGGGCCGGTTTTTTCGGAGCGAGTACGGGCGCTGCATCTGCCTTGTTGGCGGCGTGTAGGTTAGGAAAGGGTGTTGTTCAAGCGGTTGTTTCCAGAGGTGGCCGCCCCGATTTGGCCGAAGGCGCCTATGGTAATATGGAGACTCCAACCTTGCTGATTGTGGGAGGACTGGACGATGATGTACTTCAGCTTAACCAGAAAGCCTTGGAAGAAATTAAAAGTGAAAAAGCGCTCAAAGTAGTCGAAGGGGCTACGCACTTATTTGAAGAAAGCGGCACATTGGAAGAGGTGGCGGAACTTGCTGCTACTTGGTTTTCAAAATATCTTGGACAGAATGAATCGATTAGGGTTTAA
- a CDS encoding phosphoribosyltransferase family protein encodes MVVFKDRIEAGVKLSQELREYRNSDAIVLAVPRGGVAVGYTVATELNLPLGVVMIKKICHPSKPNSAIGSVSPYGKIINHSADVSQEYIDAETHRIRQDLKERHRFYLKGREPFDVADRTVILVDDGIETGSTLNAAVEMIKHNQPSEIILAAPVAPYHMTESFKNLVDDVLVYHVPQVFFSVKRYYEDFREISDEEAIGMLRRANSIEV; translated from the coding sequence ATGGTGGTATTTAAAGACAGAATAGAAGCAGGAGTAAAGTTAAGCCAAGAATTGCGAGAATACCGGAATAGCGACGCTATTGTATTGGCTGTCCCAAGAGGCGGTGTAGCTGTGGGGTACACAGTGGCAACAGAATTGAACCTGCCTCTGGGTGTGGTAATGATCAAAAAGATCTGCCATCCCAGCAAGCCCAATTCTGCTATTGGTTCAGTGAGCCCATACGGCAAAATTATCAATCATAGTGCGGATGTTTCTCAAGAATATATTGATGCCGAAACGCATAGAATACGACAAGATTTGAAAGAAAGACACCGGTTTTACCTTAAAGGGCGAGAACCCTTTGATGTTGCCGACCGGACTGTTATTCTCGTGGACGATGGTATTGAGACAGGAAGCACGCTCAATGCGGCTGTGGAAATGATCAAGCACAACCAGCCATCGGAAATTATCTTGGCAGCGCCTGTTGCTCCTTATCACATGACGGAAAGTTTTAAGAACCTAGTAGATGATGTATTGGTATACCATGTGCCGCAGGTGTTTTTTTCTGTTAAGCGATATTATGAAGACTTTAGGGAGATATCGGACGAAGAAGCTATAGGTATGTTGCGTAGGGCGAATAGTATTGAAGTGTAG
- a CDS encoding metallophosphatase domain-containing protein: protein MKIVCISDTHSYHHNLLDLPDGDVLVHAGDVSSRGHASEVEDFLIWFNGLPHPNKIFIAGNHDFLFEENPRAAQQLLDKFPDIIYLENSEAVIEGVKFYGSPATPWFYDWAFNYQRGDELRGIWEKIPEDTNVLITHGPVYGVLDRVQRDKSKVGCKDLLERIKKLKKLSLFVCGHIHESYGTTLLKGVNYVNASICNLQYKPIHKPVVVEV, encoded by the coding sequence ATGAAGATTGTTTGCATTAGCGACACACACTCTTACCACCACAATTTATTGGACTTGCCAGATGGAGATGTTCTAGTACATGCAGGAGATGTTTCTTCCAGAGGACATGCAAGCGAGGTGGAGGATTTTCTGATTTGGTTTAACGGTTTGCCGCACCCAAACAAGATTTTTATAGCCGGGAACCACGATTTTTTATTTGAAGAAAATCCAAGGGCAGCGCAACAGCTGCTGGACAAATTCCCGGATATCATATATCTGGAGAACAGCGAAGCAGTGATAGAAGGGGTAAAGTTTTATGGATCGCCTGCCACGCCCTGGTTTTATGACTGGGCGTTTAACTACCAGCGTGGCGATGAGCTTAGGGGCATTTGGGAAAAAATCCCTGAAGATACCAATGTTCTAATTACCCACGGTCCCGTTTATGGTGTCTTGGACCGTGTGCAGAGGGACAAAAGCAAGGTTGGCTGTAAAGACTTGCTAGAACGCATTAAAAAGCTCAAAAAACTTTCTCTCTTTGTATGTGGGCATATTCATGAATCATATGGGACAACCTTGCTAAAAGGGGTAAACTATGTAAACGCTTCTATATGTAACCTGCAGTATAAGCCAATTCATAAACCTGTTGTGGTTGAGGTTTAG
- the cas2 gene encoding CRISPR-associated endonuclease Cas2, which produces MNRLNEYRIMWVLVFFDLPTETKKEKKAYSDFRKKVLKDGFTMFQFSIYMRHCPSRENAEVHIKRVKSFIPEKGHVGIMCITDKQFGQMEVYYNAKEQEKAVGAQQLELF; this is translated from the coding sequence ATGAACAGACTAAACGAATACAGGATTATGTGGGTACTCGTATTTTTTGACCTTCCTACGGAAACTAAAAAAGAAAAAAAAGCATATTCGGACTTCCGCAAGAAAGTTTTAAAAGATGGCTTTACCATGTTTCAGTTCAGCATCTATATGCGCCACTGCCCAAGCCGTGAAAATGCAGAAGTACATATCAAAAGGGTTAAAAGCTTTATTCCTGAAAAGGGTCATGTAGGCATCATGTGCATTACAGACAAGCAGTTTGGTCAAATGGAAGTCTATTATAATGCAAAAGAGCAGGAAAAAGCCGTGGGGGCACAACAACTGGAACTTTTTTAA
- the cas1 gene encoding type II CRISPR-associated endonuclease Cas1, with protein MIKRTLYFGNPAYLNTRNEQLVINFPNAEGLDEMTRMNTVPIEDIGVVILDNQRITISHALIAKLLSNNSALITCDFSHHPTGLLLNLDGNQLQSARFKAQTEASVPLKKQLWQQTVKAKISNQAALLKKKCLNNGNLCRWSENVRSGDPENLEARASVYYWKNIFLNLATSDLPLSENHKKLYFFKRDREGMPPNNLLNYGYTILRAIVARSLVGSGLLPTLGIFHRNQYNAYCLADDIMEPYRPYVDELIYSILEKNEDFEDLPPALKKELLIIPTLDVTINGERSPLMIGVQKTTASLAKCYEGKLRKINYPELV; from the coding sequence ATGATTAAACGTACCCTTTACTTTGGTAATCCAGCTTACCTGAACACCCGAAACGAGCAGCTCGTTATCAACTTCCCCAACGCCGAAGGCTTGGATGAAATGACCAGAATGAACACGGTTCCTATAGAAGATATAGGCGTAGTTATTCTGGACAACCAGCGCATCACCATCAGCCATGCACTGATTGCTAAGCTGCTGTCTAATAATTCGGCTCTTATTACCTGTGATTTTTCACACCACCCGACCGGACTATTGCTTAACCTAGACGGGAACCAGCTTCAATCCGCCCGATTCAAGGCGCAAACAGAAGCTTCCGTACCACTGAAAAAGCAGCTTTGGCAACAAACGGTAAAAGCCAAAATAAGCAACCAGGCAGCTTTGCTAAAGAAAAAATGCCTGAACAACGGGAACCTTTGCCGTTGGTCAGAGAATGTCCGATCCGGCGATCCTGAGAACCTAGAAGCAAGGGCTTCTGTTTATTACTGGAAAAATATTTTTTTAAACCTAGCAACATCAGATCTCCCCCTGAGCGAAAACCATAAAAAACTATACTTTTTTAAACGGGACAGGGAAGGTATGCCTCCGAATAACTTGCTAAACTATGGCTACACTATTTTAAGGGCCATAGTCGCCAGAAGCCTTGTGGGTTCAGGCCTGCTGCCGACTTTGGGTATATTCCACCGCAACCAGTACAATGCCTACTGCCTGGCAGATGACATCATGGAACCGTACCGGCCGTATGTAGACGAACTGATCTATTCCATTCTTGAAAAAAATGAAGATTTTGAGGACCTGCCTCCTGCCCTGAAGAAAGAGCTGTTGATCATTCCAACGCTTGATGTGACCATCAATGGGGAAAGAAGCCCTCTGATGATAGGTGTACAAAAAACTACAGCCTCCCTGGCAAAATGCTATGAAGGAAAGCTAAGGAAAATCAATTACCCAGAACTGGTATGA